Proteins from a single region of Corylus avellana chromosome ca11, CavTom2PMs-1.0:
- the LOC132166038 gene encoding FCS-Like Zinc finger 13-like — translation MIGKLSQLLVSGNRTGVLDVATMSPRSPLDLKMQSPRGLKKYDLGGVGLGIVAALEKSSDGGREVLAKYAVCSCNLINRSNPVPVNSGKNCGRLNGFLEDLEEGENSENYTYVTCRGPSKSFTRVYYDEGENGRTGHERHGVDRCNNMGVLQDSRPRYEDSFSAYPTSDFLSSCNLCRKKLQGKDIYMYRGEKAFCSTECRSRQIMMDERKEQCRSEAPRSADVSSSPYTRGQIFSPGILAI, via the exons ATGATCGGAAAGCTCTCCCAATTATTGGTTTCCGGCAATCGTACCGGAGTTTTAGACGTTGCCACAATGAGTCCAAGGAGTCCGTTAGACCTCAAGATGCAATCGCCTAGAGGCTTAAAGAAGTATGATCTTGGTGGGGTTGGATTGGGTATTGTGGCTGCTCTTGAGAAGTCCAGCGATGGCGGACGCGAAGTTTTGGCCAAATATGCTGTTTGTAGTTGCAATTTGATCAATCGATCCAATCCTGTTCCGGTTAACTCCGGCAAGAATTGCGGCAGACTAAATGGATTCCTTGAGGACTTGGAAGAAGGAGAGAATTCGGAGAATTATACATATGTGACTTGTCGGGGACCCAGCAAATCCTTCACCAGGGTGTACTACGATGAAGGTGAAAATGGGAGAACTGGGCATGAAAGACATGGCGTTGATAGATGTAACAACATGGGTGTTCTTCAGGACTCGCGGCCAAGATACGAGGACAGTTTTTCAGCGTACCCAACTTCAGATTTTCTCAGTTCATGTAACTTGTGCAGGAAAAAACTTCAGGGAAAAGACATATACATGTACAG AGGAGAGAAAGCATTCTGTAGCACGGAGTGTAGGTCAAGGCAAATAATGATGGATGAGCGCAAAGAACAGTGCAGATCCGAGGCACCAAGATCTGCGGATGTTTCAAGCTCCCCATACACAAGAGGGCAGATCTTTTCCCCGGGAATTCTTGCAATTTAG
- the LOC132165232 gene encoding beta-galactosidase codes for MWPDLIQKAKEGGIDAIETYIFWNHHEPRRGKYHFSGNLNFVKFFKLVQKAGLHVILRIGPYVCAEWNYGGFPVWLHNLPGVQLRTDNQVYKDEMQRFTTKIVNLCKEANLFAPQGGPIIFAQIENEYGNIMEPYGAAGKSYIQWCATMAESLNISVPWIMCQQSDAPQTMINTCNGFYCDKFTPNNPESPKMWTENWTGWYKNWGGKDPYRTAEDVAYAVARFFQTGGVFQNYYMYHGGTNFGRSAGGPFIATSYDYNAPLDEYGNLNQPKWGHLKQLHAAIKSGQKVLTSSSPSTTQIGNGVDLTTYINNPVGEKFCFLSNKNTTEDAHVDLKQDGNYFVPAWSVTILAGCNKEIYNTAKVNTQTSVIVKKSDGSKNESAAKLQWAWISEPMWDVLTGKGRFRQTKLLEQKEATGDASDYLWYMTTVEINDTATWTNAILRVNTTGHVLHAYVNQNFTGSQWTADGDHRFIFEKPVTLKSGTNFISLLSATVGLQNYGSFYDLSPAGIVGGPVQLIGKGNVTKDLSSNPWSYKIGLGGERVKLYKVNKSPMSAGRGKWAFKGLPSGKPMIWYRTNFNAPSGTDPVVVDLQGMGKGQAWVNGRSIGRYWPSFLANKDGCNTTCDYRGEYSSEKCGMNCGNPTQRWYHIPRSYLGNRKHTNTNTNTLTLFEEIGGDPSQVSFQTLSIGFVCGSVYEGKTLELSCQGGQTISEIQFASFGDPQGNCGSFKKGSGEAVNSLSTVQKACVGKTTCSFNATEATFGSVNCGHKYSKRLLVQGVCDK; via the exons ATGTGGCCAGATTTGATTCAAAAGGCAAAAGAAGGTGGCATTGATGCAATTGAAACGTATATATTTTGGAACCACCATGAGCCCCGGCGTGGCAAG TACCATTTCTCAGGAAACCTGAACTTCGTGAAGTTCTTCAAGCTAGTCCAAAAGGCGGGACTTCATGTGATTCTACGAATTGGTCCTTACGTTTGTGCTGAATGGAATTATGG AGGTTTCCCTGTGTGGCTGCATAACCTGCCGGGAGTTCAACTAAGAACAGACAATCAAGTATACAAG GATGAGATGCAGAGATTCACTACCAAGATAGTTAACTTGTGCAAAGAAGCAAACCTATTTGCGCCACAAGGAGGACCCATAATTTTTGCACAG ATTGAGAATGAATACGGAAATATTATGGAACCTTATGGAGCAGCAGGGAAATCATACATTCAATGGTGTGCAACAATGGCCGAATCCCTCAACATTAGTGTCCCTTGGATTATGTGCCAGCAGAGTGATGCTCCTCAAAcgatg ATAAACACGTGCAATGGGTTCTACTGTGATAAATTTACGCCAAATAATCCAGAGAGTCCAAAAATGTGGACCGAGAACTGGACAGGATG GTACAAGAACTGGGGTGGCAAGGATCCCTATAGAACTGCTGAAGACGTAGCATATGCTGTGGCACGATTTTTCCAAACTGGCGGGGTGTTCCAAAATTATTATATG TATCATGGAGGGACCAACTTTGGACGCTCAGCAGGAGGCCCATTCATTGCAACATCGTATGATTACAATGCACCTCTCGACGaatatg GGAATTTAAATCAGCCCAAGTGGGGACATCTTAAGCAACTCCATGCGGCCATTAAATCTGGGCAAAAGGTTCTCACAAGTAGCTCCCCTTCAACAACACAGATTGGTAATGGAGTTGAT TTGACTACGTACATCAACAATCCTGTTGGggaaaaattttgtttcctaAGCAATAAGAACACGACAGAAGATGCCCATGTTGATTTGAAACAAGACGGCAACTATTTTGTGCCTGCTTGGTCTGTTACCATACTTGCCGGTTGCAACAAGGAAATTTACAACACTGCAAAG gtTAACACCCAGACCTCCGTGATAGTAAAGAAATCGGATGGGAGTAAAAATGAGTCTGCAGCCAAACTTCAATGGGCGTGGATATCGGAGCCCATGTGGGACGTCCTCACCGGGAAAGGTAGATTTAGACAGACAAAGCTTCTTGAACAAAAGGAAGCAACCGGGGACGCGAGTGATTATTTGTGGTACATGACTAC TGTTGAGATTAACGATACAGCGACGTGGACCAATGCAATTTTGCGTGTCAATACAACCGGCCATGTACTCCATGCCTATGTTAACCAAAACTTCACAG GTTCGCAATGGACCGCCGATGGTGATCACCGTTTCATATTTGAGAAACCTGTCACGCTGAAATCTGGGACTAATTTTATAAGTTTACTTAGTGCCACAGTTGGACTACAG AATTACGGTTCTTTCTATGATTTGTCGCCAGCGGGCATTGTGGGAGGCCCTGTTCAATTGATCGGAAAGGGCAACGTTACTAAAGATTTATCATCAAATCCTTGGTCTTATAAG ATTGGGTTGGGTGGCGAGCGTGTAAAACTTTACAAAGTTAATAAGTCACCAATGTCGGCGGGCCGCGGAAAATGGGCCTTCAAAGGACTTCCTAGCGGTAAACCCATGATATGGTATCGG ACAAACTTCAACGCTCCTTCGGGCACAGACCCGGTGGTGGTGGACTTGCAAGGTATGGGGAAAGGGCAAGCATGGGTGAACGGACGTAGCATCGGGCGTTATTGGCCTTCATTCCTTGCCAACAAGGATGGTTGCAATACCACCTGTGATTACCGAGGAGAATACAGTTCAGAAAAATGTGGGATGAATTGCGGGAATCCTACTCAAAGATGGTACCACATCCCGAGATCATACCTTGGAAATAGAAAGcatacaaacacaaacacaaacacattgACGTTGTTTGAAGAGATCGGCGGAGACCCTTCACAAGTTTCCTTCCAAACACTCTCGATCGGATTCGTATGTGGGAGCGTATACGAAGGGAAAACGTTGGAGCTGTCATGTCAAGGCGGACAGACAATCTCGGAAATCCAATTTGCTAGCTTCGGGGACCCTCAGGGCAATTGCGGCTCATTCAAGAAAGGCTCTGGTGAGGCCGTTAACAGCCTATCTACCGTGCAAAAG GCATGTGTTGGAAAAACGACTTGTTCGTTTAATGCCACGGAGGCTACATTTGGATCAGTCAACTGTGGCCACAAGTACTCCAAGAGATTACTAGTGCAAGGTGTTTGCGATAAGTGA
- the LOC132166456 gene encoding ethylene-responsive transcription factor ERF017, with protein MVKQTSDKPAAQSDLKYKGVRKRKWGKYVSEIRLPNSRERIWLGSYDSAEKAARAFDAAQFCLRGRTARFNFPDNPPDIAGGRSLTPPEIQAAAARFANSAEPPRSSNSDRSATETLPTESPSPSPSVSEGTVQMDSELTADTPFSDLFRTMGSVNVGSDYGIFPGFDDFTHELYAQPLPSYDYGEENFDGIVPQDSFLWNF; from the coding sequence aTGGTGAAGCAGACGAGTGATAAGCCGGCAGCGCAAAGCGATTTGAAGTACAAAGGTGTCCGGAAGCGCAAGTGGGGCAAATATGTGTCCGAAATTCGGCTACCCAATAGCCGGGAGAGGATTTGGTTGGGCTCGTATGATTCGGCCGAGAAGGCGGCGCGTGCTTTCGACGCGGCGCAGTTTTGCCTGCGTGGCCGCACGGCCAGGTTCAATTTCCCCGATAACCCGCCGGACATCGCCGGTGGGCGCTCTCTCACCCCGCCTGAGATTCAGGCGGCTGCGGCTCGGTTTGCCAACTCAGCCGAGCCACCGAGAAGCAGTAATTCGGATCGGTCGGCCACCGAGACGTTACCGACGGAGTCACCGTCACCGTCTCCTTCGGTTTCGGAGGGGACGGTCCAGATGGATAGCGAATTGACAGCGGACACGCCGTTCTCGGATTTGTTTCGGACAATGGGTTCTGTCAATGTCGGGTCGGATTATGGAATATTCCCAGGTTTTGATGATTTTACACACGAATTATACGCACAGCCTTTGCCTAGCTATGATTACGGAGAAGAAAATTTTGACGGGATCGTGCCTCAGGATTCATTCCTGTGGAATTTCTAA
- the LOC132165570 gene encoding 20 kDa chaperonin, chloroplastic: protein MATAQLTASSISTRSLASFQGLRPLEAVKFGASAGHLRVGAGLTQRSFNGLVVKAATVVTPKYTSLKPLGDRVLVKIKTAEEKTDGGILLPTTSQTKPQGGEVVAIGEGKTVGKTKVDLSVKTGTQVVYSKYAGTELEFNGSKHLILKDDDIVGILETDDVKDLKPLNDRVLIKVAEAEEKTSGGLLLTEATKEKPSIGTVIAVGPGPLDDEGNTKPLSITPGSTVMYSKYAGNDFKGKDGSEYIALRASDVMAVLS from the exons ATGGCTACAGCTCAGCTGACAGCATCGTCGATCTCGACTAGGAGCTTGGCGTCGTTTCAGGGGCTTCGGCCTTTGGAGGCTGTGAAGTTTGGTGCTTCAGCGGGGCACTTGAGAGTAGGGGCTGGTCTCACTCAGAGGTCGTTTAATGGTCTGGTTGTCAAAGCCGCAACCGTGGTCACTCCCAAG TACACTTCGCTTAAGCCTTTGGGTGACAGAGTGTTGGTGAAGATCAAAACTGCAGAAGAAAAGACCGATGGTGGAATCTTACTTCCAACAACTTCTCAAACAAAGCCTCAAGGAGGCGAGGTGGTTGCTATTGGAGAGGGTAAGACTGTTGGGAAGACCAAAGTGGACCTCAGTGTGAAG ACTGGCACCCAAGTTGTGTATTCCAAGTACGCTGGGACTGAGCTGGAGTTCAATGGCTCAAAGCATCTTATTCTGAAGGATGATGATATTGTCGGTATTCTTGAAACAGATGATGTCAAGGATCTCAAACCTTTGAACGATAGAGTTCTAATCAAG GTTGCTGAGGCTGAGGAAAAGACTTCTGGAGGTTTGTTGCTGACAGAGGCAACCAAGGAGAAACCTTCCATTGGCACG GTGATTGCTGTTGGGCCTGGTCCTCTAGATGATGAAGGCAACACGAAACCGTTATCCATTACCCCTGGGAGCACAGTTATGTACTCCAAGTATGCTGGGAATGACTTTAAGGGCAAAGACGGTTCTGAGTACATTGCTTTGAGGGCTTCAGATGTTATGGCTGTTCTTTCTTAG
- the LOC132166648 gene encoding auxin response factor 19-like, with translation MKAPPNAFLPNSGEGERKSINSELWHACAGPLVSLPPVGSLVVYFPQGHSEQVAASMQKETDFIPNYPNLPPKLICMLHNVTLHADPETDEVYAQMTLQPVNKYDKEALLASDLGLKQSRQPSEFFCKTLTASDTSTHGGFSVPRRAAEKIFPPLDFSMQPPAQELGARDLHDNSWTFRHIYRGQPKRHLLTTGWSVFVSTKRLFAGDSVLFIRDEKSQLLLGIKRANRQQPALSSSVISSDSMHIGILAAAAHAAANNSPFTIFYNPRASPSEFVIPLAKYNKAMYTQVSLGMRFRMMFETEESGVRRYMGTITGISDLDTLRWKNSQWRNLQVGWDESTAGERPSRVSIWEVEPVVTPFYICPPPFFRPKFPRQPGMPDDESDIENAFKRAMPWLGDEFGMKDAPGSIFPGLSLMQWMSRQQNNQFSAAQSGFFPSMVSSTALHNNLNADDPSKLLSFQAPVMSSPSLQFNKANPQNQVSQLQQPPVTWPQQQHLQQLLQNPTNQQQLQQHQQHQQQQELQQLPQQQQVQQQLPQQQQLLQQQPHQQLQQQQPHQQQQPHQQLHQQQPQQQRQQQLQQQQICHPGLVNNGGVAPNQIPSQSLQQPVLYSQLQQQQILTGNTQSQQSIHSNGKSSLQLTSLPQDSQFQQQIEPQASLLQRHQQQAQLQQSPLQYLQLQQSLSQRAQQQPQVQQLSQQGLPEQQLQLQLLQKLQQQQQQQQLLSPPSSLLQPQLLHQQQPNQQNQQVQQLPSSQHPQQQLSSNSFSTEKLLNGNSFSTSALMQSQQIHVNQPQSQQKPLTAIGAHSGLTEGDAPSCSTSPSTNNCQVPPSNLLNRNQQGQAILLGDSLVEPASNLIQEMQCKSDIQIKHELPCSKGPDQLKYKSTITDQLEASSSGTSYCLDAGTIQQNFSIPTFGLDGDVQSHPRNNLPFAANVDGLAPDTLLSRGFDSQKDLQNLLANYGGTPRDIDAELSTAGISSQSFGVPNMPFKPGCSSDVAINDTGVLSGGLWANQNQRMRTYTKVQKRGSVGRCIDVTRYKGYDELRRDLARMFGIEGQLEDPQRNDWKLVYVDHENDILLVGDDPWEEFVSCVQSIKILSSAEVQQMSLDGDLGNVPVPNQACSGTDSGNNAWRYDDNSAASFNR, from the exons ATGAAGGCTCCCCCAAATGCGTTTCTGCCAAATTCTGGAGAAG GGGAGAGGAAGAGTATTAATTCAGAGTTGTGGCATGCTTGTGCGGGACCTCTGGTTTCTTTGCCTCCAGTTGGAAGTCTTGTAGTTTACTTTCCTCAAGGCCACAGTGAGCAA GTTGCAGCGTCAATGCAAAAGGAGACTGATTTCATACCCAACTACCCTAATCTTCCTCCAAAGCTGATTTGCATGCTTCATAATGTCACATTGCAT GCTGATCCTGAAACTGATGAGGTTTATGCACAGATGACCCTTCAACCCGTAAACAAA TATGACAAGGAAGCATTACTGGCATCTGATTTGGGCCTCAAGCAAAGCAGACAACCTTCTGAGTTCTTCTGCAAAACTCTTACAGCTAGTGATACCAGCACACATGGTGGATTTTCAGTACCTCGTCGAGCAGCTGAGAAGATCTTTCCACCTCTA gaTTTTTCAATGCAACCCCCAGCTCAGGAGTTAGGAGCTAGAGACTTGCATGACAATTCGTGGACGTTCAGGCATATTTATCGCG GCCAACCAAAAAGGCACCTGCTGACTACAGGTTGGAGTGTCTTTGTTAGCACAAAAAGACTCTTTGCTGGAGATTCTGTTCTTTTTATAAG AGATGAAAAATCCCAGCTTCTTCTGGGCATAAAGCGTGCGAATAGACAGCAGCCAGCTCTCTCTTCATCAGTCATATCCAGTGATAGCATGCATATTGGAATTCTTGCTGCTGCAGCTCATGCTGCTGCAAATAACAGTCCATTTACTATATTTTACAACCCAAG GGCCAGCCCTTCTGAGTTTGTGATTCCCTTAGCCAAGTATAATAAAGCAATGTATACCCAAGTTTCACTTGGCATGCGATTTAGAATGATGTTTGAGACTGAGGAGTCAGGAGTACGCAGATACATGGGTACAATTACTGGTATCAGTGATTTGGATACTTTGCGATGGAAAAATTCACAGTGGCGCAATCTTCAG GTTGGATGGGATGAATCAACAGCTGGTGAACGACCAAGCCGAGTTTCGATCTGGGAAGTTGAACCTGTTGTAACTCCTTTCTACATATGTCCACCTCCATTTTTCAGACCTAAGTTTCCCAGACAGCCAGGGATGCCAG ATGATGAGTCTGACATAGAGAATGCTTTCAAGAGAGCCATGCCCTGGCTTGGCGATGAATTTGGCATGAAGGATGCCCCTGGCTCAATCTTTCCTGGTTTGAGTTTGATGCAGTGGATGAGCAGGCAGCAAAATAATCAGTTTTCAGCTGCTCAATCTGGATTTTTCCCATCCATGGTTTCTTCAACTGCCCTGCACAATAACCTTAATGCTGATGATCCATCTAAATTATTGAGTTTTCAAGCCCCTGTCATGTCTTCACCAAGTCTCCAGTTTAACAAAGCCAATCCACAAAACCAAGTCAGTCAATTGCAACAGCCTCCTGTCACATGGCCCCAACAGCAGCACCTCCAGCAATTATTGCAGAATCCTACTAACCAACAGCAGCTGCAGCAACATCAGCAACATCAGCAACAGCAGGAACTACAACAGCTGCCACAGCAGCAGCAAGTGCAGCAACAGCTGCCACAGCAGCAGCAACTACTGCAACAGCAGCCTCATCAGCAACTACAGCAACAGCAGCCTCATCAGCAACAGCAGCCGCATCAGCAACTACATCAACAGCAGCCCCAACAGCAACGGCAGCAACAACTGCAACAGCAACAGATATGTCATCCGGGTCTTGTAAATAATGGTGGTGTTGCTCCTAACCAGATCCCAAGTCAGAGTTTGCAGCAACCAGTTCTATACTCTCAGCTTCAACAACAGCAAATACTGACAGGCAATACCCAATCTCAGCAGAGTATCCACTCTAACGGTAAAAGTTCATTGCAGTTGACATCTCTACCTCAAGACTCACAGTTTCAGCAACAAATTGAACCGCAAGCAAGTCTCTTACAAAGGCACCAGCAGCAGGCGCAATTGCAACAGTCCCCACTGCAGTATTTGCAGTTGCAACAGAGCCTGTCACAGAGAGCACAGCAGCAGCCACAAGTGCAACAGTTGTCACAGCAAGGCCTTCCGGAGCAACAACTTCAGTTACAGTTGCTACAGAAATTGCAACAgcaacaacagcagcagcaaTTGCTCTCCCCACCAAGCTCACTTTTGCAGCCTCAGCTGCTACACCAACAGCAGCCCAATCAGCAAAATCAGCAAGTACAACAACTTCCTTCGTCTCAACATCCGCAGCAACAGCTAAGCAGCAATAGCTTCTCAACAGAGAAGCTTCTCAATGGTAATAGCTTCTCAACTTCTGCACTGATGCAATCTCAACAGATTCATGTGAACCAGCCCCAGAGCCAGCAGAAGCCACTTACAGCAATCGGAGCCCATTCTGGTCTTACAGAAGGAGATGCTCCTTCTTGTTCAACCTCACCTTCTACTAATAATTGCCAGGTTCCCCCATCCAACCTCCTGAACAGAAACCAACAAGGACAAGCCATATTACTGGGGGATTCATTGGTTGAGCCTGCAAGTAATCTGATTCAGGAGATGCAGTGCAAATCTGATATACAGATCAAACACGAGTTGCCCTGCTCAAAAGGACCAGACCAGCTAAAATATAAAAGTACCATCACGGATCAGTTGGAAGCATCCTCTTCTGGAACATCATATTGTCTGGATGCTGGTACCATCCAGCAGAACTTCTCAATCCCCACCTTTGGTCTAGATGGTGATGTCCAATCGCATCCTCGGAACAATCTCCCATTTGCAGCTAATGTTGACGGATTGGCGCCTGACACTTTGTTGTCAAGGGGGTTCGACTCTCAAAAAGATCTTCAGAACTTACTTGCTAATTATGGTGGTACTCCAAGAGATATTGATGCAGAGTTGTCCACTGCTGGGATCAGCTCTCAGTCATTTGGGGTGCCAAACATGCCTTTCAAGCCTGGATGTTCAAGTGATGTTGCTATCAACGACACTGGAGTTTTGAGCGGCGGATTGTGGGCTAACCAGAATCAACGAATGCGAACATATACAAAG GTTCAAAAGCGTGGCTCTGTGGGGAGATGTATTGATGTAACACGTTACAAAGGGTATGATGAGCTCAGGCGCGATCTTGCCCGTATGTTCGGAATTGAAGGGCAGCTAGAAGATCCACAACGGAATGACTGGAAACTTGTTTATGTGGATCATGAGAATGATATTCTTCTTGTTGGTGACGATCCTTGGGA GGAGTTCGTAAGTTGTGTTCAGAGCATAAAGATATTATCATCTGCTGAAGTACAGCAGATGAGTTTAGACGGAGATCTAGGCAATGTCCCTGTCCCAAATCAAGCCTGTAGTGGGACTGACAGTGGTAATAATGCATGGAGGTATGATGATAACTCTGCTGCCTCATTTAATCGATAA